A window of the Fusarium fujikuroi IMI 58289 draft genome, chromosome FFUJ_chr09 genome harbors these coding sequences:
- a CDS encoding related to zinc-containing long-chain alcohol dehydrogenase produces MDSIQSTTAIVAHAPQDGKRNWKLEQLQLRAPSENEAIVEMVASGVCHTDLGCGTDPDGTPGFPVPPYPRVLGAGYVRAVGSKVTKVKPGDAVLLSFAFCTQCHNCKFGAPGYCHEFTALNFSGSGEAFQTSKPTSQRVGGSFFGQSSFAKLTRVQETSLVNVTDLITHPEDLKLFAPLGCGIQTGSGTITELAAAKPDDKVAIMGLGGVGLAAIMGAKLRGCKNIIGIDRVPARVEMAKRLGATHGIDTSSVANLGDEVRKITGGSGSTITVDATGVMPLIQQGLDFTANQGKMVLLGVAPMTAGLEISVVPFMVTGKQLIGSMEGGVLPEDYIPRMIRWFQKGQFPIERLIKFYPVSEFEKAIHDMENGSTIKPVLIW; encoded by the exons ATGGACTCGATTCAATCTACCACTGCCATCGTAGCCCATGCCCCTCAAGATGGCAAGAGAAATTGGAAGCTTGAGCAGCTGCAGCTCCGAGCTCCCAGCGAAAACGAGGCCATCGTTGAAATGGTTGCTTCGGGAGTCTGCCATACTGATCTGGGCTGTGGAACTGACCCTGATGGAACTCCAGGATTTCCTGTTCCTCCATACCCACGCGTCTTGG GCGCTGGTTACGTCCGGGCAGTTGGCTCAAAGGTCACAAAGGTTAAACCTGGGGATGCCGTTCTCCTTTCCTTTGCATTCTGCACCCAATGCCACAACTGCAAATTCGGCGCTCCTGGCTACTGTCACGAATTCACTGCCCTCAACTTCTCGGGTTCTGGAGAGGCCTTCCAGACTTCAAAGCCCACTTCTCAGAGGGTCGGGGGTTCTTTCTTTGGACAGTCCAGCTTTGCGAAGCTCACACGGGTCCAAGAAACGTCTCTTGTGAATGTCACCGACTTAATTACACATCCGGAGGATCTGAAGTTGTTTGCCCCTTTGGGATGCGGTATACAA ACTGGTTCAGGGACTATTACCGAACTGGCAGCTGCAAAACCGGATGACAAGGTTGCCATTATGGGCTTGGGTGGTGTTGGTCTGGCAGCCATTATG GGTGCGAAACTCAGAGGCTGCAAAAACATCATCGGCATCGATCGAGTCCCTGCGCGAGTCGAGATGGCAAAGAGACTGGGAGCAACCCACGGCATAGATACATCATCAGTCGCCAATCTCGGTGATGAAGTTCGAAAAATAACAGGTGGTTCTGGAAGTACAATTACCGTTGACGCAACTGGCGTGATGCCTTTGATCCAGCAAGGCCTTGACTTCACCGCCAACCAGGGCAAGATGGTTCTTCTCGGTGTTGCACCGATGACAGCTGGGTTGGAGATCTCGGTTGTTCCCTTCATGGTT ACAGGCAAGCAGCTTATCGGTAGTATGGAAGGTGGTGTACTTCCTGAGGAT TACATCCCTCGCATGATTCGATGGTTCCAGAAAGGCCAGTTCCCGATAGAGCGTCTGATTAAATTTTATCCT GTTAGTGAATTTGAAAAGGCAATTCATGATATGGAGAATGGTTCTACGATTAAACCTGTGTTAATTTGGTAG
- a CDS encoding related to 6-hydroxy-d-nicotine oxidase, translated as MLTSTVLSLLSLATCPAIAEEKTESGCDALKHVFPDKTFYPKDAVYEYESQKFWSNNELLDPACVFRPTSAKHVAEAVKLMGTGHTSFGLRGGGHMAIAGANNIDGGPLFVMSNLTTLELTKDKKSVWVGPGLDWGQVYRYLGEHKLAVAGGRLSPVGVPGLLLAGGINFQGNQRGWAADNALEYELVVSSGKVISVTSKSHPDLFWALKGGSNNFGIVTKFKLATFPSDQIYAGIYSVTDIPGFLKAVANFSAFNTDPLAHIVPQVIAVDEETTIGGAILFYDSDSDPEPECFRPFFDLPAISNTFEKKTLAQFSDETGQLVTPKINNQFIAGTTTGKTYEELLKGVQIVNDGFLNALPDLYKTLPAEDRILISVDWQPIGSLWTKASKKYNPGGNALGLDVEKKGTYIAWAEVVEWSGDEHNEAVFKWMEDTTWAIANATQKAGLYDPFTYMGDAAGFQNVYDGYGEENKQKLLQISRKYDPSRIFQKYWPGGFKIGL; from the exons ATGCTGACCAGCACGGTCCTCAGCTTGCTGTCGCTAGCAACCTGCCCTGCCATCGCggaagagaagacagagTCTGGCTGCGATGCACTGAAGCATGTCTTTCCCGACAAGACCTTTTACCCCAAGGACGCAGTCTATGAGTATGAGTCGCAGAAGTTCTGGTCCAACAATGAGCTTCTAGACCCAGCTTGTGTTTTCCGTCCCACCAGCGCAAAGCATGTTGCTGAAGCAGTCAAGCTGATGGGTACCGGTCATACATCCTTTGGTTTACGCGGAGGTGGACACATGGCCATCGCAGGCGCCAACAATATTGATGGAGGCCCGCTCTTCGTTATGTCCAATTTGACAACCCTCGAATTGACCAAAGACAAGAAGTCGGTCTGGGTTGGACCTGGCTTGGATTGGGGCCAGGTTTATCGTTATCTAGGCGAGCACAAGCTTGCAGTCGCAGGTGGTCGTCTCTCTCCAGTCGGAGTACCTGGTCTGCTTCTCGCAGGAGGTATCAATTTCCAGGGGAACCAGCGAGGATGGGCTGCGGATAATGCACTCGAGTATGAGCTCGTGGTGTCCAGCGGCAAGGTCATATCAGTCACTTCAAAGTCTCATCCGGATCTGTTCTGGGCACTGAAGGGCGGATCTAATAATTTTGGCATCGTTACCAAGTTCAAACTGGCCACTTTCCCATCGGATCAGATTTACGCTGGTATATATAGTGTCACTGATATACCTGGATTCTTGAAG GCTGTTGCAAATTTCTCGGCCTTCAATACTGACCCTCTTGCACATATTGTTCCTCAAGTTATTGCAGTTGATGAGGAGACCACTATTGGTGGTGCAATTCTCTTCTACGACAGCGACTCAGACCCGGAGCCGGAGTGCTTCAGGCCATTTTTCGACCTTCCAGCTATTTCCAACACGTTCGAGAAAAAGACTCTGGCTCAGTTCTCAGATGAGACTGGCCAACTCGTCACACCGAAGATCAACAACCAGTTCATCGCCGGTACCACTACGGGTAAAACATACGAGGAGCTACTCAAAGGCGTGCAAATTGTGAACGATGGCTTCCTCAACGCTCTTCCCGACTTGTACAAGACTCTGCCCGCTGAGGACCGCATACTCATCTCTGTTGACTGGCAGCCCATCGGCTCTCTCTGGACAAAAGCTTCTAAGAAGTACAACCCGGGAGGTAATGCTCTAGGTTTGgacgttgagaagaagggcacGTACATTGCTTGGGCAGAGGTTGTTGAGTGGAGTGGCGATGAGCACAACGAAGCTGTGTTCAAGTGGATGGAGGACACGACTTGGGCAATTGCTAATGCTACCCAGAAGGCTGGTCTGTATGATCCTTTCACTTACATGGGAGATGCCGCCGGGTTTCAGAATGTTTATGATGGCTATGGGGAGGAGAATAAACAGAAGCTGCTTCAGATCTCTCGCAAGTATGATCCTTCTCGGATCTTCCAGAAGTACTGGCCAGGTGGCTTCAAGATTGGACTCTAG
- a CDS encoding related to pisatin demethylase cytochrome P450, whose protein sequence is MTDISLLYLILGLILASGLLKIATFVYGYFFSPLKSIPGPFLARFTDAWYLWRLYKGNFERDNVALHREYAIKAIYGLEKAFPKSSWYDAWVAPGEVSLFADRDTKRHAYHRRLFQNNYSMSSLISYEPYVDECADLFVQRLSEISQTGLPLDMGHWLQCYAFDVIGLITYGKRLGFLDSGKDIGGVMEALEAFLSYAAPNYFAGSSGTGRAYVISFTRSRVAESMKTPTAVPAEKKTTSAEPFLLKFLEKHEQSPDKFTSTNVTMGCVANMVAGSDTTGITLSAILYYLLKHPPCLAALQQEIDFYYSEGKLSGKPTFQETQQMPYLQAVIKETLRLHPATGLPLERVVPKGGATISGHFFPEGSIIGINTWVQHRNQSIYGLDADIYRPERWLTTDEEQLSVMNRHWIPFGLGSRTCLGRHISMLEISKLIPKIVREFNYELDGDLAQMGTNWSTFNFWFVKPKGFQVRISPRHSS, encoded by the exons ATGACAGACATTTCTTTGCTATACTTGATCTTAGGCTTGATTCTAGCCTCTGGGCTACTGAAAATAGCTACTTTTGTCTATGGTTATTTCTTTTCTCCGCTCAAGTCTATCCCTGGCCCGTTTCTTGCTCGCTTCACCGATGCATGGTACCTCTGGCGCCTCTACAAAGGTAACTTTGAAAGAGACAATGTGGCTTTGCACAGAGAATATG CAATAAAAGCCATATACGGGCTGGAAAAGGCTTTTCCCAAGTCATCATGGTATGATGCCTGGGTGGCTCCCGGGGAAGTGAGCCTTTTCGCAGATCGAGATACCAAACGGCACGCATATCATCGACGACTTTTCCAAAACAACTATTCCATGTCGTCTCTCATCTCGTACGAACCTTACGTCGATGAATGTGCAGACCTCTTCGTCCAACGTCTATCAGAGATTTCCCAAACGGGATTGCCTCTGGATATGGGCCATTGGCTTCAGTGCTATGCATTTGACGTTATCGGACTTATTACATACGGTAAACGGCTAGGCTTCCTTGACAGCGGAAAGGACATTGGTGGCGTCAtggaagctcttgaagcATTTCTTTCCTATGCCGCACCG AACTATTTTGCTGGGTCTAGTGGTACAGGTCGCGCATATGTAATTTCCTTTACGCGTAGCCGGGTGGCCGAGAGCATGAAAACCCCTACGGCGGTCCCGGCGGAGAAGAAAACTACTTCGGCAgagccttttcttctcaagttcctggAGAAGCATGAGCAGAGTCCTGACAAATTTACGTCCACTAATGTCACTATGGGATGCGTTGCCAATATGGTTGCTGGTTCTGACACAACTGGTATTACGCTGTCTGCCATCCTGTATTATCTGCTGAAACATCCTCCCTGCCTCGCTGCACTGCAGCAAGAGATCGATTTCTACTATAGCGAGGGCAAACTGTCTGGGAAACCGACGTTCCAAGAGACTCAGCAAATGCCATACTTGCAAGCAGTCATTAAGGAGACACTGAGGCTCCATCCTGCTACAGGACTGCCCCTGGAGCGCGTTGTGCCCAAGGGAGGGGCCACTATCAGTGGACATTTCTTTCCTGAAGGC TCAATTATCGGAATCAACACCTGGGTTCAACATCGCAACCAGTCTATCTACGGCCTTGATGCAGATATTTACAGGCCAGAACGATGGCTCACCACCGATGAGGAACAACTTTCAGTCATGAACCGTCACTGGATACCT TTTGGTCTTGGGTCTCGAACATGCTTGGGCAGACACATCTCCATGTTAGAGATCTCCAAGCTGATTCCTAAGATTGTCCGGGAATTCAATTATGAGCTTGATGGAGATTTAGCACAAATGGGGACCAACTGGTCCACGTTTAACTTTTGGTTTGTAAAGCCAAAGGGCTTTCAGGTCAGGATTTCTCCAAGACATAGTTCATAA
- a CDS encoding related to transaminase type I, giving the protein MHDIPEFELDRVARSYGPRAKIALHGSAPHALSLDNLRGLSSTKLSPIETNIPLSYAPSLGSVELRKRVAEIYSTESAPLTEDNVIITPGSIMANYLVLSTTCTKGDHVICQFPNYGPLYLLPKYFGAEVDFWVGREEESWNPDVEELRALIRPTTKAIILTNPCNPTGTVLGQEMLEQIRDLAKKHNIAIFGDEVFRPLFHDNSQIPPSFVSLGYSNTITTGSVSKAYSLPGIRIGWIISPNRDILQRIIAARDYTTLNVSRIDDAIALFALSPDVLPKIVAQILETQGKNIDQYDQFVKRNSDRCRWVRPRGGGTAFIHFSGPNGKSIDEVAFAEKLIQDFGVAVIPASAGFSEEGVADYKGYLRLSLGQRVEAVAEGLRAIQLAIQDF; this is encoded by the exons ATGCACGATATTCCAGAGTTTGAGCTGGATCGAGTTG CTCGCAGCTACGGT CCCAGAGCAAAGATCGCCTTACATG GGTCTGCACCACATGCCCTCTCCCTCGACAACCTTCGAGGTCTCTCCTCCACCAAACTCAGTCCGATCGAAACCAACATCCCACTTTCCTATGCCCCGTCCCTCGGATCAGTCGAGCTGCGCAAACGCGTTGCAGAGATCTATTCGACCGAAAGCGCACCACTGACAGAGGACAATGTGATCATCACGCCTGGATCAATCATGGCCAACTATCTTGTGCTCAGCACGACATGCACCAAAGGCGACCATGTAATCTGCCAGTTTCCGAATTACGGCCCTTTGTATCTCTTGCCCAAGTATTTCGGCGCCGAAGTGGACTTTTGGGTcgggagagaagaggaatcgTGGAATcctgatgttgaggagctcagAGCACTCATTCGGCCAACCACTAAAGCCATCATTCTAAC AAATCCGTGTAACCCGACAGGAACGGTTCTCGGCCAGGAGATGCTAGAGCAGATCAGAGATCTGGCCAAGAAGCATAACATCGCAatctttggcgatgaagtcTTCCGTCCTCTGTTCCACGACAACTCTCAAATTCCACCATCCTTTGTCTCTCTAGGATacagcaacaccatcaccactgGATCAGTCTCCAAGGCCTACTCACTCCCGGGTATTCGCATCGGCTGGATAATCTCACCCAATCGAGATATCCTACAACGCATCATCGCAGCTCGGGACTACACGACTCTCAACGTTTCACGCATCGACGATGCCATCGCTCTATTCGCCTTATCCCCCGATGTGCTTCCTAAGATCGTTGCACAGATTCTGGAAACACAAGGCAAGAATATTGACCAGTATGATCAGTTTGTGAAGAGGAATTCGGACAGATGCAGATGGGTTCGCCCGCGAGGTGGCGGAACGGCTTTTATACACTTCTCTGGGCCAAACGGAAAATCGATTGATGAGGTTGCGTTTGCAGAAAAGCTAATTCAGGATTTTGGGGTCGCTGTCATTCCAGCCAGTGCTGGTTTTAGTGAGGAGGGAGTTGCTGATTACAAGGGCTATCTCCGTCTCAGTTTGGGACAGAGAGTGGAAGCAGTCGCCGAAGGACTCCGGGCGATTCAGTTGGCTATTCAAGACTTCTAG
- a CDS encoding probable acyl esterases translates to MPLTNLPFTVPIEPISAPKVGHGGYVGLNPHSETLPAGWKHDSPQARPLPSPVLVEHDVAFKMRDGITLYADVYRPPHTDEPVPAIICWSPFGKKFNGILSLELMVPWNLGIPSQTLSGLEKFEAPDPADWVPRGYAVVNIDSRGSGDSEGTLVIMGTQEAEDGYDTIESIAKLPWCNGSVGLAGNSHLAIVQWFIAALNPPSLKAIAPWEGCGDLYREQFARGGIYAGDLFDKLIVKYMMQGHSGIESFREMFKQHPLANDWWNDKRPDMKKINIPTYITGTWTNTMHGMGAIRGWLEVDTPHKWLRFHPWQEWYDIWGNEQARTELLDFFDHFLKGKDNGWDKVPKVRTAVLRFGKKEPQSYENIVEENFPIPRTDYKKLYFTHDSNLSVDQPTETSTVSYNSETDDQVGFTYRFDQTTRLVGLPKAVLYMSCSDYDDMDVYVTLEKLDAKGEVMMNLNIPWNGIPKQSFEEMTPQEKIEVVVYRGPMGVLRASHREIDESKSMHPHWPFHPREKIEKIKPGDVVRLDIGIWAMGIEYEAGESIRAVVCGRNIGVSNFGSLEHLDNHGKHEVHIGGEHASHVILPFV, encoded by the coding sequence ATGCCTCTCACAAACCTCCCCTTCACAGTCCCAATTGAGCCTATCAGTGCTCCCAAAGTCGGTCATGGCGGTTACGTTGGGCTGAACCCTCACTCAGAAACCCTCCCAGCAGGCTGGAAACACGATAGTCCTCAAGCACGACCATTGCCTTCGCCTGTTCTCGTTGAACATGATGTTGCGTTTAAGATGCGAGATGGCATTACGCTTTACGCTGATGTGTATCGGCCACCACATACGGATGAGCCTGTTCCTGCTATCATCTGCTGGTCACCTTTCGGAAAGAAGTTCAATGGCATTTTGTCCCTAGAGCTCATGGTTCCTTGGAATCTGGGTATTCCATCGCAGACCCTTTCTGGGCTTGAGAAGTTTGAGGCGCCTGATCCTGCTGATTGGGTTCCTCGCGGTTATGCAGTTGTTAACATCGACTCTCGCGGCTCAGGCGATAGTGAAGGAACCTTGGTCATCATGGgaactcaagaagctgaggacGGATACGACACCATTGAGAGTATTGCCAAACTCCCTTGGTGCAACGGCTCTGTTGGACTAGCAGGAAACTCGCATCTGGCTATTGTACAGTGGTTTATCGCAGCATTGAACCCACCCAGTCTCAAGGCCATTGCTCCATGGGAAGGCTGCGGCGACTTGTATCGTGAACAGTTTGCCCGTGGAGGTATTTATGCCGGCGACCTATTCGATAAACTCATCGTCAAGTATATGATGCAAGGCCACAGCGGGATAGAGAGTTTCCGAGAGATGTTCAAACAACATCCTCTTGCCAATGACTGGTGGAACGACAAGCGCCCAGatatgaagaagatcaacatTCCTACTTACATAACCGGTACATGGACCAACACAATGCACGGCATGGGAGCTATTCGAGGCTGGCTCGAGGTTGATACACCTCACAAGTGGCTTCGCTTTCACCCTTGGCAAGAGTGGTATGACATTTGGGGCAATGAGCAAGCGAGGACTGAGCTGCTTGATTTCTTTGACCACttcctcaagggcaaggataaCGGCTGGGACAAGGTACCAAAGGTGCGCACGGCTGTTCTGCGATTTGGTAAGAAGGAACCTCAGTCATACGAGAACATTGTCGAGGAGAATTTCCCCATTCCGAGAACAGATTACAAGAAACTGTACTTTACGCACGACAGCAATCTTTCTGTCGACCAGCCAACCGAGACATCAACAGTTAGCTACAACTCTGAAACCGATGATCAGGTCGGCTTCACATACCGCTTCGACCAAACCACAAGATTAGTCGGTCTCCCCAAGGCAGTTCTTTACATGTCCTGCTCCGACTACGATGACATGGACGTGTACGTGACCCTTGAGAAACTCGATGCCAAGggagaagtcatgatgaacCTCAACATTCCGTGGAACGGCATCCCCAAACAATCCTTCGAAGAAATGACTCCCCAAGAAAAGATAGAAGTTGTTGTGTATCGCGGTCCAATGGGCGTACTCCGGGCATCGCATCGTGAGATCGATGAGAGTAAGAGTATGCATCCGCACTGGCCGTTCCACCCTCGTGAAaagattgagaagatcaagcctGGGGATGTTGTAAGACTCGATATTGGTATTTGGGCCATGGGCATTGAATATGAGGCTGGCGAGTCGATCAGAGCTGTTGTTTGTGGGAGGAATATCGGTGTCAGTAATTTTGGAAGTTTGGAGCATTTGGATAACCATGGGAAACATGAGGTTCACATTGGTGGGGAGCATGCTAGCCATGTTATTTTACCATTTGTCTAG
- a CDS encoding related to hydrolases or acyltransferases (alpha/beta hydrolase superfamily) translates to MRSTSLFSAILLGATIASSSIIPRDSAPSTSPKEPEDPIILLSKDESFHFELLFTLGNTIFGAGDVNDVLAAAKHVKAGNSTSWLETFQVLAEYTKTQAEDADNAYDPLNVREAWFAASSYYRQADFYNHANWTDPRINSFWLEQRAAFDKALATLPIPGERIQIPTDNFTIEAIWYTSAADNVKRPTLVIGNGYDASQEDSYHSFVVPALARGWNVMTYEGPGQPTVRRNDDIGFIPDWEKVLTPVIDELLSRKGCFVDEDRLVLVGISMGGYLAARAAAFEPRIKALILNGGVWDVYEGYASQLGPDMKKLFAAGKQEEFDEAVLPLLDSPQAPTMMRWGLGHGLWCFKKHSPYLWLQSLKQYTLKNVVDKINVPVLVVDSEFEGFFAGQPEVVKDALGDRATYKFFNGTAGYHVQVGAGQEWNRYQFAWLNKIFR, encoded by the coding sequence ATGAGGTCAACTTCCCTGTTCAGTGCCATCCTCCTGGGGGCAACCATAGCCTCAAGCTCCATTATCCCTCGCGACTCTGCACCATCAACCTCTCCAAAGGAGCCAGAGGATCCTATCATCCTCTTGAGCAAGGATGAAAGTTTCCATTTCGAGCTGCTCTTCACCCTCGGAAACACCATTTTCGGAGCTGGCGACGTCAACGACGTCTTGGCCGCAGCGAAACACGTCAAGGCCGGGAACTCCACCAGCTGGCTTGAGACCTTCCAGGTGTTGGCCGAATACACCAAAACCCAAGCCGAGGATGCAGATAATGCATACGATCCTTTGAATGTACGGGAAGCCTGGTTCGCTGCATCGAGCTACTACCGTCAGGCCGACTTCTACAACCATGCGAACTGGACGGACCCACGTATCAATAGCTTCTGGCTCGAGCAACGCGCTGCCTTCGACAAAGCGCTTGCTACACTGCCCATTCCTGGCGAACGTATCCAGATCCCGACCGACAACTTCACTATTGAAGCGATCTGGTACACATCCGCAGCTGATAACGTCAAACGGCCGACCTTGGTTATCGGCAACGGATACGATGCTAGCCAGGAAGACTCTTACCACTCGTTCGTCGTACCAGCCTTGGCCCGTGGCTGGAATGTCATGACCTACGAAGGGCCAGGGCAGCCCACTGTTCGCCGCAACGATGACATTGGTTTTATCCCAGATTGGGAGAAAGTTCTCACGCCAGTGATAGACGAATTGCTGAGTCGCAAAGGCTGCTTCGTCGATGAAGACAGGCTGGTCCTTGTTGGTATTTCAATGGGTGGGTACCTAGCTGCTCGTGCCGCTGCGTTTGAGCCTCGGATCAAGGCTCTTATTCTCAATGGCGGCGTGTGGGATGTCTACGAGGGATATGCCAGTCAGCTGGGCCCagacatgaagaagcttttTGCTGCGGGCAAGCAAGAGGAATTTGACGAGGCTGTCTTGCCGCTCTTGGATAGCCCACAAGCGCCTACAATGATGCGCTGGGGTCTGGGACACGGATTGTGGTGCTTCAAAAAACATTCCCCGTATCTATGGCTCCAATCACTTAAGCAGTACACTCTTAAGAATGtggttgacaagatcaacgtAcccgtcctcgtcgtcgatTCCGAGTTCGAGGGGTTTTTTGCTGGCCAGCCAGAGGTTGTTAAGGACGCACTCGGTGATAGGGCcacttataagttttttaatGGAACAGCTGGATATCACGTCCAAGTTGGAGCTGGGCAAGAGTGGAACAGGTACCAGTTTGCCTGGctaaataagatatttaggTAA
- a CDS encoding related to pisatin demethylase / cytochrome P450 monooxygenase translates to MASLEVYASDITRETEAVSSPQGSSLYGSLKISGNQIRLLTITSTTPVISCEMDITELHDHLPFNALSYVWGDPKVTEIILVNGHEYPVTTSLASALRCVPQHLSQSKHAAGHKLWVDAICINQADDAEKSHQVAKMGEIYSQGALVLCWLGPLSDSIGAAIDVLLSDIPVVQMWKAFKELNDLKQLLVADKKSAMPRLVVDLEIYELANALEHATTVIVRALQGPYGSELGFCRNDLIRVHREVADWHDRLQRQASKLDANVINDSQPVNFLLELVSSRVHKFQQIVKEFLFQVVADEGYGHILWLKEYPSLCTVEEIVGECHRGPAQPLFDLPYWSRIWIRQEIILAKQAVFICGPRSFSLQTLEYFSAWLGWILSPFNSVWLQKEKLFKLGLAYQQNWKLLHHIVESRRNQGLPVGDWLSQSHFKTNVWCHSSDARATNPKDYYYGFLGITKLKIIPDYSSSKSIGSISREFMSEYLKVYRDPSSSNDPLGGPLGLLMFAGVGYGWETDPDMPSWGPNFPGEAKSKPSSRGDADAVVSPGDRDIESIFEKEPQERITGPDMEVTLYILDRIEMIGPRVSDYGRPELRHTKGLPITWALDFALRHASYVSGGHPLAALRHVLEPFGTSDSKETDFPIENGLELLKFLCHFNRQSLELKSCSRATLARLCYVEDFFTQVPVSVSSLTLCPCLTIKDPDDHDDSDAYTKACRYIEILGAKCKPYNHAIAETKKGYVGRFPPRIQEGDLVCLLNGLNQVAVLRQAGKRYQFIGTCFVAGLTKVKPIKSLIDLYSLKAKRVTLR, encoded by the exons ATGGC GTCCTTAGAAGTATATGCCTCTGATATCACCCGAGAGACTGAGGCCGTGTCATCTCCTCAGGGATCGTCTCTTTATGGCAGCCTCAAGATATCTGGTAACCAGATCAGGCTACTGACAATCACGTCGACCACGCCAGTGATATCGTGTGAAATGGATATCACTGAGCTTCATGATCATTTACCATTCAATGCGCTATCCTACGTCTGGGGCGATCCTAAAGTTACCGAGATTATCCTTGTGAACGGACACGAATACCCAGTAACAACATCTTTGGCCTCGGCTTTGAGATGCGTTCCGCAGCACCTCAGTCAATCGAAACACGCCGCCGGCCATAAATTATGGGTGGATGCGATCTGTATTAACCaagctgatgatgctgagaagagcCACCAAGTTGCCAAAATGGGAGAAATCTATTCCCAAGGCGCACTTGTTCTCTGTTGGCTGGGACCCCTAAGTGATTCGATAGGTGCTGCCATCGATGTT CTTTTGAGTGATATTCCCGTTGTGCAAATGTGGAAAG CGTTTAAGGAGCTTAATGATTTGAAGCAACTTCTAGTCGCCGATAAAAAATCCGCAATGCCTAGGCTAGTTGTAGATCTCGAGATTTATGAGCTCGCGAACGCACTTGAACACGCGACTACAGTCATTGTACGGGCACTACAAGGGCCATATGGTTCGGAACTAGGCTTTTGCCGAAATGACCTGATCAGGGTACATCGGGAAGTCGCAGATTGGCATGACCGACTCCAAAGACAGGCCAGCAAGCTTGATGCCAATGTGATCAATGACTCCCAACCAGTGAATTTTCTGTTGGAACTGGTGTCTTCTAGGGTTCACAAGTTCCAACAGATAGTCAAAGAGTTCCTTTTCCAAGTGGTTGCTGATGAAGGGTACGGTCATATATTATGGCTTAAGGAGTATCCTTCGCTCTGCACAGTGGAGGAAATAGTTGGGGAATGTCACCGAGGTCCCGCTCAACCACTTTTCGACCTTCCATACTGGAGCCGCATATGGATACGACAAGAAATTATTCTCGCAAAACAAGCAGTTTTCATTTGTGGGCCTCGATCATTTTCACTTCAGACGTTGGAATACTTTTCAGCTTGGTTGGGATGGATCTTGAGTCCATTCAATTCTGTTTGGCTCCAGAAAGAAAAGCTTTTCAAGCTGGGATTGGCATACCAACAAAACTGGAAGCTTCTACATCACATCGTTGAAAGTCGTCGAAACCAGGGACTTCCAGTCGGCGATTGGTTGAGCCAAAGTCATTTCAAGACCAATGTCTGGTGCCACTCATCAGACGCTCGTGCGACCAACCCCAAAGATTATTATTACGGCTTTCTCGGTATTACAAAGCTCAAAATTATCCCTGATTATAGCTCAAGCAAGTCTATCGGATCTATCAGCAGGGAATTCATGAGCGAATATCTCAAAGTCTACCGtgatccatcatcatccaacgATCCCTTGGGAGGGCCCCTCGGCCTTCTTATGTTTGCGGGAGTTGGTTATGGCTGGGAAACAGACCCTGATATGCCATCATGGGGTCCAAACTTCCCCGGAGAGGCAAAATCAAAGCCATCTTCCAGGGGGGATGCAGATGCAGTGGTTTCCCCAGGGGACAGGGATATTGAGAGTATTTTTGAAAAAGAACCTCAGGAAAGAATAACCGGTCCCGACATGGAGGTTACACTATATATCCTGGATCGCATCGAAATGATAGGCCCAAGAGTCTCTGACTACGGAAGACCCGAGCTTCGCCATACAAAAGGCTTGCCAATAACCTGGGCCTTGGACTTTGCCCTACGTCATGCGAGCTACGTATCAGGGGGCCACCCATTGGCTGCTTTGCGTCATGTCCTTGAGCCATTTGGGACTTCTGACAGTAAAGAGACTGATTTCCCTATCGAAAACGGTCTGGAGCTTCTGAAGTTTTTGTGTCATTTCAATCGTCAATCTTTGGAGCTTAAATCGTGCTCTAGAGCCACGTTGGCCCGTCTTTGCTACGTGGAGGATTTTTTTACACAAGTTCCCGTGAGTGTTTCTTCTCTTACTTTGTGCCCTTGCCTAACTATCAAGGATCCCGATGACCATGATGACTCGGACGCATACACGAAGGCATGTCGCTACATTGAAATCCTCGGCGCCAAGTGTAAGCCGTACAACCATGCTATagcagagacaaagaaaggCTATGTTGGGAGGTTTCCCCCGAGGATACAGGAGGGCGATTTGGTTTGTCTACTCAATGGCCTCAACCAAGTAGCCGTTCTGCGGCAAGCTGGTAAGCGTTATCAGTTTATTGGGACGTGTTTTGTCGCGGGGTTGACAAAAGTCAAACCTATTAAGTCATTAATCGATCTCTATAGCCTGAAGGCCAAGAGGGTCACTTTGAGGTAG